In the Arachis hypogaea cultivar Tifrunner chromosome 20, arahy.Tifrunner.gnm2.J5K5, whole genome shotgun sequence genome, ATATGCTGGTAGCAAATACCTATTATTCCTGAATTAATTACATTCTTTCAAATTGGTTTAATTTCCAAATTCCAACCCCTTCTGATTTCAAAGTAAAGTATTACTAAAATGTTATGCTTTTCTTCATACAATTCCAGTAATATCAGCAGGATCTTTGTATTCAAGTAGCTAACTCCATCAGTAGGCTTAAACatatattcttcctctgaagagagaTTTGAGGCTAATCATTGACTACTTACAGCACTTAAAATCCACCTTTTGGTTATTTACTGGCAATGATACAAATATTGatcaaatattgaaattttagatTACtctttaaacaaataataatctTAGCAGATTTTGTCTTTCTATGTACATATTCATACATATAACGATCCGATCATTTCTTTGCCTACGGTGTAGAAAAGTGTCACAGCAAAAGAAAGCATATCTATCATGAATGATAATGATCATGGTAACAGTGGAACATGTTATGAACTTAATAATGCAGATGAAAAGCAAGTCTACTTCTGCATGGAAAAAATTATTGATATATAAACACTGATATTCCATGCATGTATACAATTGAACGAGATTATGACCAATTCCTCTAAAGAAAAGCATCTTTTTTACAAGAATAGAGAGAAACCTTGATATAGACCACTCCTTGGTTATTGAAAGGAATTGATGGTGAGAGAATCAGGACCATTAAAGAACAAAACAGAACCTTTAATTGGAAACTTGGAATTGTGCTGGCATATGCTGTTGCTGCTCCTACTCCTTCACAGGCATATCCAACAGGAGGTGCTCTTATAACTTACTATATATATACTTCCATTTTGTGATTATGTCCTCAAACGCAAACTTGGTCTGAAAGAGTTTGAGCTGCACTGTCAACGGAATGAGAGTGCAATTCTCCTTTGGCACACAGAAGTAGAGAACTTGAACGTGCTCTCTTCTAGTTTGCCAAAGGAGATTTGCCCTGCCATTTACTTGATAGTTTTATGATTAATAAATTGTAATAACTGTATAATTTTCAGGTCCTAGAAGACACATGCTATGTTCTGGTAGTATAATTACATATGTAAGCCTATTAAATTTCTTTCATGTTAGCTATGCAAATATATATAGAACTTCTTAACTGATGGTTTTCCTTTCAATAGGTAATAGATGGATACAGAAGATTTTCAAATTTCTGCAACATgaagagaaaaacaaaatgaGAGATGCCTCACAAACAGAGGTTATCCAAGACAACAGCATCAAGGGTCAAGAAGGCTTAAGTAGACGCTTATTCACTATAATGATGTGCTTTAAGTTAATAGACAGACATTGAAGCTTCAGTTAGCAATTTTGTTCTTTGCATTGCTAATGTACAATTTATAAGTAagctataaaatattaaaattaactagtGACGAGTGTGTTTCTTCTCAAGACATATCAAATACTATAATTCAGTATTCCAGTTTTAGGAATTTCTTTGCCCTATCACTGTCAAATTGGTTTGCATTCACTAGAATACTATCGTCTAAATCAAATGGCCAATATTTTGTTCCCACTACTCAACGTTCAATAACAGAAACGGAGATATATGAGCCTCCTCAGAAATCCATCTAACAAGAACACCAAGCTATAGATAGACTCGAGCACTTGCGGTGTTGGAATCATGTCAACTATTTTCATTTCTTCTACTTATTCTCTCATTACTGTTCCCGTTCCAGCTAATGTATCACTTTTAGGCTGTCCAGCTCAACATTCATTTTGAACAAGTTAATGTTCCCTCTCCATGGCACGTTTGGCAACTCATCAAGTTCAAACAAAACTTCAAGCTTTTTAGTATTTGAAAATGAGCATAAAACATGGGAAgaagtggttttttttttttttttttttctaatcaaCAATTTTTTTTCCCATGCATCTGTCAGATTTTTCAGTTTTGTTTTTTTTCACTAGTTAGTTGCCATGCATCTGTCCCAGGTGAATAGGAATTACTCTTGTGAAGTGTTAAAAAGAGTCACCTATACAGATAGCTCGTGAGCTCACATAATAACAAATGTAAAATTTGAGTGCAAAGTCAGAGGGGGCCATACACCTGAGCACTAAGTTATGTTTGAGTTTTACTTCAGAAAACAAAGGGTTTAGAGTGTAAAAAGAAGGCCAATGAGCCTTAGCTCACATGGCATTCCGCCCCCTCCCCATCCAAAAGGTCTCGGGCTCAACTCCTACCGACTGCAACCGAGGAAGAAAAAAATGGTAAGTATGTGAGGAGCGTGTGGGTGTGTGTGTTGTACctaggattgggggttgtccaatcaATTTGAGGTACCTAGGATTGGAGGTTGTCCAATCCAcccgaccaaaaaaaaaaaaaaaaaaagagtgtaaaAAGAAGGAATGGGAGGCCATTTTTCTCTTCAAAGCCCTTTTAATTCCCTGCTTTCTCCTGTAaaataaaacacacaaacacacTCCGAATACTCTGAGAAGTGCTTACTGAAGATAATAACCAGATTGTAACAATACTATTGATAATTTGATATGCTTACAAGTTTGTCGTGTGTCATAACTTAAGTTTTATCAAGCAGAAATTAAGTCTGGAATTCACGGCATTCATAGTATGATATAAAAATCCACCAATTTTTTATCTCCAAGCCAAAGATACAATCAAAACAGAAGGTTGGTCCCCttccccttctttttttttctttgaataacaAATACTTCTTTTAATGCCATTTCATGAATGTAGGAATTTATTAACTTAACTACATGTCATGCATACGGATGATAGATCAAAAGGTTTAACTCTTCAGACCCTGAAATTCTGTGAAGATCCCTTGCATTACTATTTGGTCCTTCCATTATGCAGCCCCTCAAATTTTAGAGGGTCAGAAGTAGCAGAATAATACTTTTCTTTTGACACGACGGAATGGAAACTTTAAAAACTGACCAAGAGCAGAAAGGGTCGTATCATATGTGGTAGTTCAACTTTTCAGCCCCAAGAGATAGAAAATTAGAAGTAGAATAACAAtcttaaaaagagaaaaaggaaagagaatgaGCTGGCTGAGGAGGAAGATCCGGAGGCATGTACTCTCCCCCCTTCTCTTTGTCTCTTCTGTCGTGTCAGTTTATTGAAAATTCCTTCTTCCGTCAGCTTTTGAAAAtctaaatctaaatataaatcatTCAAGATCAACATAGAATCAAAATCCATTTTGGCTGTGAAGATTGTGTCTCCACAAGATTTAGCATGGCATATGCTGTTCTTGGTTTGGCatatccaaaataaaaagattaatgtTCTTGGAATTTTACTTTGGCAAAAGCTCTTTCATAAAGAATTGAATGTACGAAGTCCTTTGTACTTTCTGCATTGCTACTGTCCACAGGGTTGGGGTTGATTTTTTGGGGGGGAAGGGGGAGGAGAGGGCCAGAGGAGTGTTGATGGAGCTTAGTGGATCTTCTGGCATATACTACTCACCAAAGGAATTCTAAGGCACAAAACAATTAGTTGTTGATCAAGGAACTGTCACCATCTTTCCTACTGTTCAAAGGAACTTCAATTTAACCATTTCAAAATGAGATGTTATTATTCACCCTCGGAAATTACTCACATGCTTTGTCAATGGAGGAGGTATTTAGTCTCATATATTCATAATATTTGATGTACAGTAAAATAGAATTCATTTATAGATGTGGTGTGTTTGTTATAGCAGAGAACAATCTTCTAATGTACAACACTATTGAGCCATAACAACCGGAGTTCACATGGGTTGATAACTGGTCTCACTTTCATAATTGGAAGCTTATGCCTAAGTGCCTAACATCTTAAGAtcctaataaaattttcaaaattacgaAAGCATTGCAATATGCAACTCTAAACGCAAAagtaaaaaattgaaatatttgGTGGTGACAGTATGACTTGACGAACTCTAAGTTATGATATCTGAATGGTTTATACCATCGATGAGCATAACTGAGGAATATCCTTTATTAAATAGTTCGATAGATACAATACAAAATTTACATGACTAGCATTTTGAGAAAGAAGAAATCTATAAGAATCAGCTTATTATTTTGGTCTGTCAACTCAACATCAACTGACTTCGCTTGAAATGAAGCTGAATACATTGTATTCTATTTCATTCCACTAGAAGTATAAATGAGCTCTGATAGGATAGGAGAAAATGGTTCATAGCACTTAAATGGACAAGATTCTTTCATTGACTGACTATGTTAAAGAATTATTATAATACATAACTATTAACACCCTTTGGGTGCAACCCTTTCCCGGATCCTATGTTAATCTGGAATGCTTGTGCACCGAGCTGCCCTTTATAACTAATTATAAGAGAGATTAGCTGCATAAAATCAGCCATGGAGTCCTGTGGCATGACTAATCTCTTGAACAAAAGTTTTGCTTGAGACAATGATTTTACTTTTCAGAATTTTGCGTTCAATAAGGACTATTACGATTTCTGATACCTCAGCCAAATTGATAAGTGATTAACTAAATTCCCTTGTGCAGAGGTAAGTTATCAATAATAAGTGTTCTGGTGACTGACACCCTCACAGATTAATTTCAAAATTAAGTGACTTGTCAGAAAATATTACTTAGAATGAACAGGTTTTCAATGCTGCCAACTTTTAGTTGCAAAATAATTTATTAAGTGATACTTGAAATCTATTATATATGCACCCCTATGTGAGCTTGGAAGGTCATAATAAAATAAGTTGAGCTTTCAAAAGAAAATTCTGAAAGCATGTTCCATATAGTTTTATTTCTAGATTTTCATTTATGGCTCAATGGACTGCAAATGGCGTTCAAAGTTGATTCTATGTATGTTTAAACCAGCTGCtacattataaaattgattcCCACTATGCATGATCTAAACTTTAGCCAGATGCTCTCTTGTTTAGTTAAGAACTTCAgatgtaaaaaaaagggaaaaaagggaaaaaagaaagaaagaaataatgtaGGTTAGTTTGATTATGATAAAGTATCATTGCATAATTGTACAGGATATCTGTAAGTGGTCCTATTGTATAGTCTTATACATTAATACATATAACAACAAAGAAGAGTCTCATAGCCCCATGTCATCTCTACAACTCTTGGAATTGAAATGTTTAAAGGGGAAAAAAAACCAATTTTACTATATGCCTATATATCTACAGCCTACATTATGAGCTTTAAGCCTATAATGTGTTTTTGATAAACACCTAGACATACGGAAAAATAAATTATCTCATTTTCGTTGATCCAATTTTATACTTATTATTAATGTATCTAACTGTAAGGGCTAATAAAAAAAGGACACATTAGCAAAACTGATTAACTTGATAACAGGATAAAACTCTTACATTGATAGTACACCAAAACTAATTAATGTAAAAGAGTACAAGAACATAGCACATAATACTAGATTACCCTACCATGCCTAATATAACACACTGAACAACAGAAAAGGCTCCTTTTCATACCTGGAGAAAGTATAGAAAATAATCGAATGTACATGATCACGATATCAGAATTGACTGGATCTTTATTCACAACACAAATCTTATGACGTATTAACAGCAGCAACCTTTTCCTGAAGCTTTAATATCCGGGCCTAAtgtaaaccaaaaaagaaaacaattatTCAAGCACAATAGCCAATTCAAAATTGTATACATGAATCTAACCAAGATCTCAAGAATACAGACGGGACAGTAGAAAGAAGAGTGAAATACACACTATTAGAATATCCAAAGTCAAAGACTCAATGCTACCTTGAATGATTTAGAGCGACGGATCAAAGGATCTATGTCTAAAGAAGCTAAATATGATTGTTCTGCTGATTCGAATTCATTCAATGCCAAGAAGGCATCACCTTGGCAAATATAAGCCTGCAAAGTGAATTAAGAAATCTGGTGACAAGTTTCTACAACAATACAAGTGCATTTAAATTCAAGACAAACCCTTAAATGATAAGTTATATCTAAATATCAGCCTCTGTTTGTTTCGTCATAAGCAGAGCAAATACAAATGAGAAAATAACATTTTAGGCATTTATATGGAAGGTCCAAGAACACATGAATCAAGAGTTAGTGACCTCAGAATAGCGAGGAGCTAAGTTCAAAGCCTCCCTAGCATCTTGAAGGGCCCCACGGTAGTTGCCTAATTCCAACCTTACAACTGACCTGAATCAATATAATACGAAACAGTTTCAGTCCAATATCATCATAATCAAGTTTAAAGTGGTGATTGTTGAAGAATTACCTGCATTTAAAGAGGACATGCATGCCACCAAAGGGTTCTGAATCTATAGCCTGTGAGAGAAGCAACTCAGCTTCACTCAAATTTCGATTCTGGAACTCAATCTCCGCTCTCTTCCTCAAAGCCAGGGCCTCCAAACTGCTCGTGGCATCGGCATCATCTCTGGAAAACAAGGTGGCCACGAGCTGAGCCGCCTGAGCTGGTGTGCCGCAATGGGCGACGATGAAGCCGTCGGGGAGGATTGCCAAGTTAGGGCCGGCGCCGCAGCGGCCCAAGCAGCCGCAGGAATTGACGGCGAGGTTGGGAGGAGCGAGGGCAGAGAGGGTTTCGAGAGTCTGAAAAGATCCCTGTTTGCGGCAAGTGCGGTTGGTACAGACTCGAATTTCTTGTGCATGTGCCATGGCGCCTGAACTGTGCTTCGGAAATACCAATGGCAAGAGCGTGCCACTCTGGAGCGCCATCTCTTTCCGCCTCACCCCCACTCCATAGTCCATATATTTCTTATTTGTAAATTTAAACCATTCAATtatatcatttttcttatttgttttatttgtaaatttacatcattaaattttattattttttgttattatttaattattaatttaataatatactttattttatattttttaatattaataactaaataataataaaaaataataaattttaaataattttcttgCACTGTTTTTATTATGCACTATTTGCCAAGcacatttaatattaaatttaggtGAAAACTCAGTACGGTCAACTTCATATAAAGTTGATAACTAAGAGTtgtgttagataaaaattttgttaaatcAGTGTAATTATTTAACGACTCTCtgttattaacttcacgtgaaattgactACATCTGAATTTGCACCTTAAATTTATTAGTTAATGTGCCATGGTGTACAAAAATTTCTACGATAATAATGCTTTTGAACTAATAATAACCTATTCATAAATAGAAAACTATTTTATCTTCGACCGAAAAAAACTCTAGATATTATAGATGCTCTTGATTTTGATTGTAATAATCTGTAAAATCAgtgttctaaaaataattttgcaataaaaaattattaatattaattaattaaaagtagatGATTTCTTAtacttattaataatataatgagATAGGGCAAATTATTCATGaaacatttaaaaattaaaacagatGGAACTCTTGCCAACAAGTAGCTAAATAATAGTATCATGAAATTAAGTTTTGGTGTGGCCGATAACATTTCTCTAGCTATTTCTATCTCTCTATCTGTATAGAAAGAAAATTAATCATTTATATCCCCCTATGTAAACATGTAAGGTTCAATAAAACTTGAAGCATGCAGTTGCATTATTATTGCATGCATGCTTACATGTTTCAGGCATAGTAGAGTATCCAATTAATCAGAATTGTGTTATGTTCATAC is a window encoding:
- the LOC112734974 gene encoding uncharacterized protein — its product is MDYGVGVRRKEMALQSGTLLPLVFPKHSSGAMAHAQEIRVCTNRTCRKQGSFQTLETLSALAPPNLAVNSCGCLGRCGAGPNLAILPDGFIVAHCGTPAQAAQLVATLFSRDDADATSSLEALALRKRAEIEFQNRNLSEAELLLSQAIDSEPFGGMHVLFKCRSVVRLELGNYRGALQDAREALNLAPRYSEAYICQGDAFLALNEFESAEQSYLASLDIDPLIRRSKSFKARILKLQEKVAAVNTS